The proteins below are encoded in one region of Planctopirus limnophila DSM 3776:
- a CDS encoding Maf family protein, giving the protein MAHPLPLILASTSKYRRELLERLQIPFTCQSPGVDESRWKEQRLEASRLAQELATAKSQAVWQKHPDSIVIGSDQVAEISGEILDKPGDFDRAAQQLQRLAGQTHSLWTAVAISSPQGCELFLDQTILTMRSLTQDEIHRYLVADKPFDCAGSYKLESLGISLFEKIISADQTAIIGLPLMATAHHLRRRGYQIP; this is encoded by the coding sequence ATGGCCCATCCGCTCCCTCTCATTCTGGCCAGCACATCGAAGTACCGGCGAGAACTCCTCGAACGCCTGCAGATTCCCTTCACTTGCCAGTCGCCGGGTGTTGATGAATCTCGTTGGAAAGAGCAGCGTCTTGAGGCCTCTCGTCTGGCTCAGGAACTGGCGACTGCAAAATCACAGGCGGTGTGGCAGAAACATCCCGATTCGATCGTCATTGGCAGTGATCAAGTCGCAGAAATCTCGGGTGAGATCCTTGATAAGCCGGGGGACTTTGACCGTGCTGCTCAACAACTCCAAAGGCTGGCTGGCCAGACTCATTCCCTATGGACCGCAGTGGCGATTTCTTCCCCTCAGGGTTGTGAACTGTTCCTTGACCAGACAATCCTCACCATGAGGTCACTCACGCAGGATGAGATTCACCGGTATCTCGTTGCAGATAAACCTTTCGATTGTGCTGGCAGCTACAAACTGGAATCGCTGGGAATCAGCCTGTTCGAAAAAATCATCTCTGCCGACCAGACAGCCATTATCGGTTTGCCACTCATGGCTACGGCGCATCACCTGCGCCGACGGGGTTATCAAATCCCCTGA
- a CDS encoding rhomboid family intramembrane serine protease: protein MIPLYDSISARRLSVTNYGIIAACAAVFLIQFFAAGRDQQIIEDFGLMPIRVTSGNQAYIARMTPLTANSTDAIGSIPKPDLAPIVLTIEPSPISPLATLVTSLFLHAGWLQLLINLWFLAIFGDNVEDRFGHVGYLCFYLLCGVFSGLLVLFMGSESVKLTIGASGAVAGVIGAYMVIFPSAQIVTLTPFGQMFRRIQVPAIYLVIVWIILQWALSRIGHFPLIEMTWWTHLGGLVSGVILAAILRAFGWLQAGELHDPIAERGYY from the coding sequence ATGATTCCTTTGTATGATTCGATCTCAGCTCGTCGTCTGAGTGTGACCAATTACGGAATCATTGCAGCCTGTGCTGCCGTGTTTCTCATTCAGTTTTTTGCAGCAGGTCGCGATCAGCAGATTATTGAAGATTTCGGTCTCATGCCCATTCGTGTGACGTCGGGGAATCAGGCTTATATCGCCCGGATGACTCCCCTGACTGCGAATTCCACTGATGCGATCGGTTCCATTCCCAAGCCCGATCTCGCGCCGATTGTGTTGACGATCGAACCATCGCCGATTTCTCCACTGGCAACTCTCGTGACGAGCCTGTTTCTGCATGCCGGCTGGCTGCAACTACTCATCAATCTGTGGTTTCTGGCGATTTTTGGAGATAACGTCGAAGACCGCTTCGGGCATGTTGGTTATCTCTGCTTCTACCTGTTATGCGGTGTTTTTTCGGGCTTGCTGGTCTTATTCATGGGAAGTGAGTCGGTCAAGCTTACGATTGGTGCTTCGGGTGCTGTTGCCGGCGTGATTGGCGCTTACATGGTCATTTTCCCGAGTGCCCAGATAGTGACACTGACGCCGTTTGGCCAAATGTTTCGCCGCATACAGGTACCAGCGATCTATCTCGTGATTGTCTGGATCATTCTGCAATGGGCTCTCTCTCGAATTGGCCATTTCCCGCTGATTGAAATGACATGGTGGACTCACCTGGGTGGTCTCGTGAGTGGGGTCATTCTCGCTGCGATTCTGCGTGCGTTTGGCTGGCTGCAAGCTGGCGAACTCCACGATCCAATCGCTGAGCGCGGTTACTATTGA
- a CDS encoding M3 family oligoendopeptidase has product MSGSETVVYSEVWDLDSLLPALGTAEFQQKLVSAKKGLEGLVAQLTAAPEIGPDAAQVWRQLLAQFEDMETTISDLRSHVECYCASDATNAQFQRIEAELSSLAPLREQVGALIEAAFRTLSEEDLVAFVAREPWLFERTYAWKLRQRAARMRLPEAQENLANQLAVDGLHAWGRLYDRISGALKIQLLEKGRLVEKSCSQVQFDSPDRAERQSNYFAADVAWKSIENLCAEAINHIAGTRLTIYDQLGVEDHLVSPLMWNRMSRATLNQMWNVITQKKAVLLKYLQAKARLMGLEKLAWYDLTAPLPRKPGQMPEKLPYQSACEQIVSAFGSFSPHMQDFARMALRDGWSEAVNRAGKRQGAFCTGYRAAGQSRMFMTYTETADSMSTLAHELGHAYHSYVLKDVPYLLADYPMNLAETASTFAEAVLADTRMQQAQHPYDRLCQLDAALADGVAFLMNIHARFIFEDNFHKARRNGELAADDLSQLMVAAQKEAYLDALAEDGWNPRFWASKLHFYFTGIPFYNFPYTFGYLLSLGLFSEGKSRGSAFAADFVKFLECTGSMDAEDAVKVSFGFDLTQPEFWSRSIDVLAAKVEEFDKLTAEIVG; this is encoded by the coding sequence ATGTCGGGTTCAGAGACAGTGGTTTACAGTGAAGTCTGGGATCTGGATTCTCTGCTGCCAGCTTTAGGAACGGCTGAATTTCAGCAGAAACTCGTCAGTGCCAAGAAAGGTCTCGAAGGCCTTGTGGCACAACTGACAGCCGCACCAGAGATCGGTCCCGATGCTGCCCAGGTGTGGCGCCAACTGCTGGCGCAGTTTGAAGACATGGAAACCACCATTTCGGATCTCAGATCTCACGTCGAATGCTACTGTGCGAGCGATGCGACCAATGCCCAATTTCAAAGAATCGAAGCGGAACTCTCATCGCTGGCCCCCTTGCGTGAGCAGGTGGGAGCGTTGATTGAAGCGGCTTTTCGAACGCTCAGTGAGGAAGATCTGGTGGCTTTTGTGGCCAGGGAGCCCTGGCTTTTTGAGCGGACCTACGCGTGGAAGTTGCGTCAGCGGGCTGCCCGCATGCGGTTGCCCGAAGCTCAAGAAAATCTCGCCAATCAGCTGGCCGTCGATGGGCTCCATGCCTGGGGTCGTCTGTACGATCGCATTTCGGGAGCACTGAAGATTCAGTTGCTCGAAAAGGGTCGGCTGGTCGAAAAATCATGCAGCCAGGTTCAGTTCGACAGTCCTGATCGTGCTGAGCGTCAGTCAAATTACTTTGCTGCCGACGTGGCGTGGAAATCGATCGAGAATCTCTGCGCCGAGGCGATCAATCATATCGCGGGAACACGCTTGACGATCTATGACCAGTTAGGTGTTGAAGACCATCTGGTTTCGCCGCTGATGTGGAATCGCATGAGCCGGGCCACGTTGAATCAGATGTGGAACGTGATTACTCAGAAGAAAGCAGTACTTCTTAAGTATCTGCAAGCCAAAGCCCGTCTCATGGGTTTGGAAAAGCTCGCCTGGTACGACTTGACGGCTCCATTGCCTCGCAAGCCCGGTCAAATGCCGGAAAAATTGCCTTATCAATCAGCCTGTGAGCAGATCGTGAGTGCCTTTGGCTCATTCAGTCCGCACATGCAGGATTTTGCGCGAATGGCACTCAGGGATGGCTGGTCGGAAGCTGTCAATCGAGCTGGTAAGAGGCAAGGTGCTTTCTGCACGGGATATCGGGCGGCGGGGCAATCCCGCATGTTTATGACATACACGGAGACCGCCGACAGTATGTCAACTCTGGCCCATGAACTGGGGCATGCTTATCACTCGTATGTGCTGAAAGATGTCCCCTATCTGCTCGCTGATTACCCGATGAATCTTGCCGAAACAGCCAGTACGTTTGCTGAAGCTGTCCTTGCAGATACCCGTATGCAGCAGGCTCAACATCCGTACGACAGGTTGTGCCAGCTCGATGCCGCTCTGGCTGATGGTGTGGCATTTCTGATGAACATTCACGCGAGGTTTATCTTTGAAGACAACTTCCACAAAGCCCGGCGGAATGGCGAACTTGCCGCCGATGATTTGAGCCAGTTAATGGTCGCTGCTCAGAAGGAGGCTTACCTGGATGCCCTGGCAGAAGATGGCTGGAATCCTCGTTTCTGGGCCTCGAAGCTGCACTTCTATTTCACGGGGATTCCATTTTACAACTTCCCCTACACTTTCGGATATCTGCTCTCGCTGGGGCTCTTTTCGGAAGGGAAAAGCCGGGGATCAGCGTTCGCTGCGGACTTTGTGAAGTTCCTGGAGTGTACGGGAAGCATGGACGCGGAAGACGCCGTCAAGGTCTCGTTCGGATTCGATCTTACGCAGCCCGAGTTCTGGTCACGCAGTATTGATGTCCTGGCGGCAAAAGTCGAAGAGTTCGACAAGCTCACGGCCGAAATTGTTGGTTAG
- a CDS encoding aldo/keto reductase: MLPDQPLSWPLISFGAFKLGRNEGAKYPQGYDLPDDAAASRLLNELLDHGCQAIDTAPAYGLSEERIGRHLAHRRKEFLLSTKVGESFAAGISNYDFSQQAVERSIEQSLRRLQTDALDLVLIHSPGNDEELLTQTPVVETLCRFREQGDVLRIGLSGKTPAGAKLALGWADALMVEFHQQNVSHLDVMREAHEAGLIVLVKKGLASGQLDPQLAVEFVAREKSVSSLVLGTLKLENFISAQRWASHSRAT, encoded by the coding sequence ATGTTGCCTGATCAGCCATTGTCGTGGCCATTAATCAGCTTTGGTGCGTTTAAGCTCGGACGCAATGAAGGAGCGAAGTATCCGCAAGGATATGATCTCCCCGACGACGCAGCGGCTAGCCGATTGTTGAATGAACTGCTGGATCATGGTTGCCAGGCCATCGATACGGCACCTGCCTACGGGCTGAGTGAAGAGCGCATCGGCAGGCATCTGGCTCATCGCCGGAAGGAATTTCTCCTCTCGACAAAAGTTGGCGAATCTTTTGCTGCTGGTATTTCAAACTATGACTTTTCGCAGCAAGCGGTTGAGCGGTCGATCGAACAAAGTCTTCGTCGTCTCCAGACGGATGCTCTTGATCTGGTGCTGATTCACTCACCCGGCAACGATGAAGAGCTTTTGACTCAAACGCCCGTGGTTGAAACGCTGTGCAGATTTCGAGAGCAAGGTGATGTCCTGCGTATCGGACTCTCGGGCAAGACTCCTGCCGGAGCGAAGTTGGCACTTGGTTGGGCTGATGCACTGATGGTGGAATTCCATCAGCAGAATGTCAGTCATCTGGATGTCATGCGAGAGGCTCATGAGGCCGGGCTCATCGTGCTCGTCAAAAAAGGGCTGGCTTCCGGGCAGCTTGATCCTCAATTGGCTGTCGAGTTTGTCGCTCGTGAAAAGAGTGTCTCCAGCCTCGTCCTTGGAACATTGAAGCTCGAAAACTTTATTTCGGCCCAGAGATGGGCAAGTCATTCCAGAGCCACCTAA
- a CDS encoding MFS transporter: protein MPTETLTDSPLDKKSSRSALVLVFLTVFIDLLGFGIVLPLLPRYAEHFQATGLQLSMLSASFSAMQFLFSPLWGRLSDRIGRRPVLIFGLASTAFFYLLFGLVTQWGVHGTILGLSPLMWLFITRSGAGISGATISTAQAYIADCTGKAERGKGMALIGAAFGMGFTFGPLLGAMFVSSDPQSTPTPLPAFAAASLSFMAFLAALFLLPESLPAADRINHLETTEISPLSQRLTAVLAQPVILILLLTSFIATFAFSIFETTLSLLTKQLGYSDRGNFFVFAIVGITLTLAQGLLVRRLLPRVGEVRMAVAGIVLMGLGLAGVALSGLISQQTLLWIAMPVAVIGFAATTPSLQSLLSLSASKTEQGGTLGLGQSASALARICGPFLGFPLIEMNISSPYFASTLLLTLSLFIFLLIASRLPDSTGERGAHAGH, encoded by the coding sequence ATGCCAACTGAAACATTGACTGACTCACCGCTCGACAAAAAAAGTTCTCGCTCAGCACTCGTCCTCGTCTTTTTGACGGTCTTCATCGATCTCCTCGGCTTCGGGATCGTGCTGCCACTTTTGCCCCGATATGCCGAACACTTTCAAGCGACAGGCCTGCAGCTTTCAATGCTCTCGGCGAGCTTTTCTGCGATGCAGTTTCTCTTTTCGCCTCTCTGGGGCCGGCTGTCTGACCGAATCGGCCGTAGACCCGTGTTGATCTTTGGCCTCGCCAGCACGGCCTTTTTCTATCTGTTGTTTGGTCTCGTCACTCAATGGGGTGTGCATGGGACGATTCTTGGTCTTTCACCACTGATGTGGCTCTTTATCACCCGCAGCGGTGCCGGGATCTCGGGCGCGACGATTTCAACGGCCCAAGCGTACATTGCCGACTGCACTGGCAAAGCCGAGCGTGGCAAAGGGATGGCCCTGATTGGTGCTGCCTTTGGGATGGGGTTTACGTTTGGGCCACTTCTCGGTGCGATGTTTGTGAGCAGTGATCCGCAAAGTACGCCAACTCCGCTACCGGCATTTGCTGCAGCATCGCTGTCATTCATGGCATTTCTGGCAGCGCTGTTTCTGCTCCCGGAATCACTACCAGCGGCTGACCGTATCAATCATCTCGAAACGACCGAAATCAGCCCACTCTCCCAACGATTAACAGCAGTTCTGGCCCAGCCTGTCATTTTGATTTTACTTCTGACGAGTTTCATCGCGACCTTTGCGTTCTCCATCTTTGAGACCACACTTTCGTTACTTACGAAGCAACTGGGGTATTCCGACCGGGGTAACTTTTTTGTCTTCGCAATTGTGGGGATCACCCTCACGCTGGCTCAGGGACTTCTCGTGAGAAGGCTGTTACCGCGTGTGGGCGAGGTTCGGATGGCGGTTGCTGGAATTGTTCTCATGGGCCTGGGCCTCGCTGGAGTCGCTTTAAGTGGCCTGATCAGTCAACAGACACTGCTCTGGATTGCCATGCCGGTCGCCGTGATTGGGTTTGCTGCGACAACACCTTCACTCCAATCGCTGCTTTCACTTTCCGCCTCAAAAACAGAGCAGGGTGGAACCTTGGGCTTGGGTCAAAGTGCCTCTGCCCTCGCTCGCATTTGCGGGCCCTTTCTTGGCTTTCCTCTTATTGAAATGAATATCTCTTCGCCTTACTTTGCTTCGACGTTGCTCCTCACCTTGAGCCTGTTCATCTTCCTGCTGATCGCCTCGCGCTTACCTGACAGTACAGGCGAACGCGGTGCTCATGCCGGTCATTGA
- a CDS encoding GntR family transcriptional regulator, with the protein MSLANYIERDIESRIRNHRELPCAMTLQCLATHYNVSLTPVREATESLLQRGLLVKMGNRRLAVSSHLADVPLDSEDHLAPPPPIDWDQVITRHILLLSLRGDAIFMREEALAERLEIGRTLLRQVFSRLAGAGIIDHVPRRGWRVRPLNEADLAAYLDVRVTLEKRALELAIPRLVKADLETMLAGNLPLDGSSTPRLDNQLHQYFIEKSENRYIRDFFARHGGYYRALFDYAALGADVIAEMATQHRQILSDLIKGENERAISGLAEHIRSQQPAVKQVISHLESQALKMEKTQGFSPISSFREQPGNQRTEVAEAEADSVLETSSQRSPDYQQTYTE; encoded by the coding sequence ATGAGCCTGGCAAACTATATTGAACGCGACATTGAATCGAGAATCCGCAATCACCGAGAATTGCCCTGCGCTATGACATTGCAGTGCCTGGCAACGCATTACAACGTCAGTTTGACACCCGTACGAGAAGCGACGGAGTCATTGTTGCAGCGCGGGTTGCTTGTCAAAATGGGAAACCGCCGATTGGCAGTCAGCAGTCACCTGGCCGATGTGCCACTGGATTCCGAAGATCATCTCGCACCGCCCCCACCCATTGACTGGGATCAGGTTATCACGCGCCATATTCTCCTGCTGAGTTTGCGTGGCGATGCGATTTTCATGCGTGAAGAAGCTTTAGCCGAGCGACTCGAAATTGGCCGAACATTACTCAGGCAAGTCTTCAGCCGCCTTGCGGGTGCTGGCATTATTGATCATGTCCCCCGCCGGGGATGGCGGGTTCGACCTCTGAACGAAGCCGACCTGGCTGCCTATCTGGATGTCCGCGTCACTCTGGAAAAACGGGCTCTTGAACTCGCCATTCCGCGACTGGTGAAGGCCGATCTGGAGACAATGCTGGCTGGCAACTTGCCACTGGATGGATCTTCAACGCCCCGGCTCGACAATCAATTGCACCAGTATTTTATCGAGAAAAGTGAGAATCGCTACATCCGGGATTTCTTCGCCAGACACGGCGGATACTACCGGGCACTTTTCGATTACGCCGCTCTGGGAGCTGACGTGATTGCAGAAATGGCGACTCAGCACAGACAGATTCTTTCGGATCTGATCAAGGGTGAAAACGAACGGGCAATTTCAGGGCTGGCCGAGCATATCCGCAGTCAGCAGCCAGCGGTGAAGCAAGTCATTAGCCATCTGGAATCCCAGGCGCTGAAAATGGAGAAAACGCAAGGTTTCTCACCGATTTCATCATTCAGGGAACAACCTGGAAATCAACGTACGGAAGTTGCCGAGGCGGAAGCTGATTCCGTCTTAGAGACGAGCAGCCAGAGATCTCCGGACTATCAACAGACATACACCGAATAG
- a CDS encoding DUF7133 domain-containing protein — translation MRKTFCWALSILIVAMALDANQYQTSRGCALAEEIPPTTAPKAAKTLKALLVTGGCCHDYQRQKKILTEGISARANVQWEIVHQGGSSTNAKIPLYENPDWAKGFDVVVHNECFADIPDASWTQKILAPHKAGLPAVVIHCAMHCYRDKTDEWFKFLGVTSHGHGAHYAFEVVNAVPEHPIMKGFGNKWMTPKGELYNIAKIGETTTPLAYGKSSAKKDECVIWVNEYGDKKTRVFGTTVGHYAEEMQDPVFLNYVTRGLLWSADKLNDDYLISQASPRVIKVPENLALGKTATASGSQAERDPKFAVDGDEETRWCAPNGGSDYTWQVDLGEPKSIAGIRIVWESPEGGYKFRVETSVDGKVWAPLIDQSQKAVLGSDASYQVTEDQVRHVRLVYLGSTHGGWGSFWEFEVHSGKMIEQTVDAVIDLKPKAVSGDPLLSGVKVPPSFEATIFAAPPEISYPTCLTTSPDGLVFVGVDLNGSLGAKPQKGKIVRCRDTNGDGKADEFITFCELDSPRGLVWDDGTLYVQHPPFVTAFHDRDGDGKSEKSEVLVDGIGFDLKFRGADHTTNGMQMGIDGYLYIAVGDYGFYEAKTKDGKTLQLHGGGVVRVKPDGTDLEIVSRGQRNIYDVAIDPEMNLLTRDNTNDGGGWNVRLSHVVPFGNYGYPSQFINFPEDRIDCLADFGGGSPCGSVYIDDPALPSPLGRSFYTCDWGRSIIFRHPLTPAGSTFKVEQEPFVHVPRPTDMEIDASGKIYIASWKNGGFDFDKPDVGYVLLLTPRGTQRSEQSLDFSKLSMKELVTLVGHEQGVTRLAAQRELLRRPEASQQVTALKNLALQVGSVPRTGRLAAVFTLGQIDTIEAVKALEEIYAKEDCQEAVLLALGDSPKANQGFVVAGLSSNNPRVVRAALTAIGRQQWTAAAPQLIPVLANDDAVVAHVAKEVLVSLRPIEVIVNALGTNDPQVFAGVIDVAKRLHDPRIVNRLLELVSSGTEQQQQLVRTALCRLHFQEAPWDKKWWGTRPDTTGPYFKPVTWSQSDQIRTALEAALEADSGDTLKHLVKELRRHRVPSPRIVPALLKLAQSDRNFYSQAILLLASTDDRTSPTLDLLSTAALSESNDWATRSAAIRGLMTRLPDPQAAKGLLATFGRTVPSDELPNDQVSLWTEYLQDARHAEIVPLLTERAFDAQAGEQEVAWSVLLSLVEASRTPAAVRDQILATFQRAYASPQYTVQLLKAVARTQAESQAIQVRQFTTNENGAIAAAARFASEKMELDRPVDPNEPLVGTLSMEDVVAGLEKHKGDAKLGARLFKRQGCVACHSVSSKETIKGPLLAGITARYNRAELTESIILPSKKIAQGFETQSFLLTDGRTLSGFVTREGGDDLELRSITGVPTVVQKADIDERTRLELSMMPVDLVSKLTVKDLASLMAYLESIKQ, via the coding sequence ATGAGAAAAACTTTCTGCTGGGCGCTTTCCATTCTGATTGTGGCGATGGCCCTTGATGCCAATCAATATCAGACATCCAGGGGATGCGCCTTAGCCGAGGAAATCCCCCCGACGACCGCACCCAAAGCTGCCAAAACTCTCAAGGCTTTGTTGGTCACAGGGGGTTGCTGCCACGACTACCAGCGCCAGAAAAAGATTCTGACCGAAGGCATCTCGGCCCGCGCGAATGTGCAATGGGAGATTGTCCATCAGGGGGGCAGCAGCACCAATGCCAAGATTCCGCTTTATGAAAATCCCGACTGGGCTAAGGGCTTTGACGTCGTCGTTCATAACGAGTGCTTTGCCGACATCCCTGATGCGAGTTGGACACAGAAGATTCTGGCACCGCATAAGGCCGGTCTGCCGGCGGTGGTGATTCACTGTGCCATGCACTGCTACCGCGATAAAACCGATGAGTGGTTCAAGTTTCTGGGAGTGACATCTCACGGGCATGGCGCTCACTATGCCTTTGAGGTCGTCAATGCCGTACCAGAACATCCCATCATGAAGGGGTTTGGTAACAAGTGGATGACTCCCAAGGGTGAACTGTACAACATCGCCAAAATAGGTGAGACCACAACTCCATTGGCCTACGGCAAAAGCTCTGCCAAAAAAGACGAATGTGTCATCTGGGTCAATGAATATGGCGACAAGAAAACTCGTGTCTTTGGCACAACGGTGGGACACTATGCCGAAGAAATGCAGGATCCCGTGTTTCTCAATTATGTGACTCGGGGACTCCTGTGGTCAGCCGATAAGCTGAATGATGATTACCTGATCTCGCAAGCCTCGCCCCGAGTGATCAAAGTGCCAGAGAATCTGGCCTTGGGGAAGACTGCCACAGCCTCTGGTTCGCAGGCAGAACGTGATCCGAAGTTTGCTGTCGACGGTGATGAAGAGACACGCTGGTGTGCTCCGAATGGCGGGTCTGATTACACGTGGCAAGTCGATCTGGGAGAGCCAAAATCGATTGCAGGTATCCGTATTGTCTGGGAAAGTCCCGAAGGGGGCTACAAGTTTCGAGTCGAGACTTCGGTCGATGGGAAGGTGTGGGCACCTCTGATTGATCAGAGCCAAAAGGCTGTTCTCGGCAGTGATGCCAGCTACCAAGTGACTGAAGATCAGGTCAGGCATGTGCGACTGGTCTATCTGGGCAGCACTCATGGGGGATGGGGGAGCTTCTGGGAATTCGAAGTTCACTCGGGAAAAATGATTGAGCAGACGGTCGATGCGGTGATTGATCTTAAACCCAAAGCCGTGTCGGGAGATCCTCTGCTCAGTGGGGTCAAAGTACCACCATCGTTTGAAGCGACGATCTTTGCTGCACCCCCAGAGATTTCCTATCCCACCTGTTTGACGACATCACCAGACGGATTGGTGTTTGTCGGTGTGGATTTAAATGGCTCGTTGGGTGCCAAGCCTCAAAAGGGAAAAATTGTTCGCTGCCGAGATACGAATGGCGATGGAAAGGCCGATGAATTCATCACCTTCTGTGAACTCGACAGCCCGCGTGGCCTCGTGTGGGATGATGGCACGTTGTACGTCCAGCATCCTCCCTTTGTGACGGCCTTCCATGATCGCGATGGTGATGGAAAGTCTGAAAAGAGTGAGGTGCTGGTTGACGGGATTGGTTTCGACCTGAAGTTCCGTGGTGCAGACCATACCACCAATGGCATGCAGATGGGAATTGATGGCTACCTTTACATTGCCGTGGGTGATTACGGCTTCTATGAAGCGAAAACCAAGGATGGCAAAACCTTGCAACTGCATGGTGGCGGTGTGGTCAGGGTTAAGCCCGACGGCACTGATCTGGAGATTGTCTCCCGTGGTCAGCGGAATATTTACGACGTGGCCATCGACCCCGAGATGAATCTGCTCACCCGAGACAATACGAATGATGGCGGCGGCTGGAATGTCAGACTTTCGCACGTCGTGCCGTTTGGAAACTACGGTTATCCCTCACAGTTCATCAACTTTCCCGAAGACCGCATCGATTGTCTGGCCGATTTCGGTGGTGGTTCGCCCTGCGGATCGGTTTACATTGATGATCCCGCTCTCCCCTCCCCGCTGGGACGCAGTTTCTATACGTGCGATTGGGGCCGCAGCATCATTTTCCGGCATCCATTGACACCGGCAGGCTCCACTTTCAAAGTGGAACAAGAGCCATTTGTGCACGTTCCTCGCCCGACAGATATGGAGATTGATGCTTCCGGAAAGATCTACATTGCCAGCTGGAAAAATGGTGGCTTTGACTTCGATAAACCCGATGTGGGCTATGTGCTGCTGCTGACTCCGCGAGGCACACAGCGAAGTGAGCAATCACTCGACTTCAGTAAACTCTCGATGAAAGAACTGGTCACACTTGTAGGCCATGAACAAGGGGTGACTCGTCTGGCCGCTCAGCGTGAATTGCTCCGGCGTCCCGAGGCTTCACAGCAAGTTACTGCACTGAAAAACCTGGCATTACAAGTTGGCAGCGTGCCTAGAACTGGCCGACTGGCGGCAGTTTTTACACTTGGTCAGATCGACACGATTGAGGCCGTCAAAGCTCTCGAAGAGATTTATGCAAAAGAGGATTGTCAAGAAGCTGTCTTGCTGGCTTTGGGGGATTCTCCCAAGGCTAACCAGGGATTCGTGGTGGCTGGTTTGTCGTCGAATAATCCTCGAGTGGTCAGGGCGGCACTGACGGCGATTGGCCGGCAACAATGGACAGCAGCCGCTCCTCAGCTTATTCCCGTCCTGGCGAACGATGATGCTGTTGTGGCGCATGTCGCGAAGGAAGTTCTGGTCTCACTGCGACCGATTGAGGTGATCGTCAATGCTCTCGGAACCAATGATCCCCAGGTGTTTGCCGGTGTGATCGACGTGGCCAAAAGGTTGCACGATCCACGGATTGTCAATCGGCTTCTGGAACTCGTTTCGAGTGGAACGGAACAACAGCAGCAGCTCGTGCGGACAGCTCTCTGTCGGCTGCACTTCCAGGAAGCACCATGGGATAAAAAATGGTGGGGAACTCGTCCCGATACTACGGGGCCTTACTTTAAACCAGTCACATGGTCACAAAGTGATCAGATTCGCACGGCACTTGAGGCAGCTCTGGAAGCCGATTCTGGAGATACGCTGAAGCATCTGGTGAAAGAGTTAAGGCGGCATCGAGTCCCTTCGCCCAGGATTGTGCCAGCTCTGCTGAAACTGGCTCAGTCTGATCGCAACTTTTATTCGCAGGCCATTCTACTGTTGGCATCGACCGATGATCGAACAAGTCCTACGTTGGATCTGCTTTCGACGGCTGCACTTTCAGAGTCAAATGACTGGGCAACGCGATCAGCAGCGATTCGTGGCCTGATGACCCGACTTCCTGATCCACAGGCTGCCAAGGGCTTGCTGGCAACCTTTGGTAGAACCGTTCCCAGTGATGAGCTGCCCAACGATCAGGTAAGTTTGTGGACAGAGTATCTGCAGGATGCCCGGCATGCCGAGATTGTCCCTCTGCTGACCGAAAGAGCGTTTGATGCTCAGGCTGGTGAACAGGAAGTGGCCTGGTCGGTGCTTCTTTCGCTGGTCGAAGCTTCGCGAACACCAGCCGCTGTGCGTGATCAGATCCTGGCGACTTTTCAGCGGGCGTATGCGTCTCCGCAGTACACTGTTCAACTGTTAAAAGCTGTGGCTCGAACACAGGCAGAGTCTCAGGCGATTCAGGTGCGGCAATTCACGACCAATGAGAATGGCGCCATTGCTGCAGCCGCACGATTCGCCTCTGAGAAGATGGAGTTGGATCGGCCTGTCGATCCTAATGAGCCCCTTGTGGGCACACTTTCGATGGAAGATGTGGTTGCCGGTTTAGAAAAGCATAAAGGCGATGCCAAGCTGGGAGCCCGGCTTTTCAAACGACAGGGATGTGTGGCCTGCCATTCGGTTTCGAGTAAGGAGACGATCAAGGGCCCGCTCCTCGCGGGAATCACAGCACGTTACAACCGGGCGGAGCTTACGGAATCGATCATTCTGCCCAGTAAGAAGATTGCTCAAGGGTTTGAGACGCAGTCATTCCTGCTGACAGATGGTCGAACCTTGAGTGGTTTTGTCACGAGAGAAGGTGGCGATGATCTCGAACTCCGCAGCATCACCGGGGTGCCGACTGTCGTTCAAAAAGCAGATATCGATGAGCGAACTCGGTTGGAACTCTCGATGATGCCAGTCGATCTGGTGAGTAAGCTGACGGTGAAAGACCTGGCTTCGCTGATGGCCTATCTGGAATCGATCAAACAGTAA